In Musa acuminata AAA Group cultivar baxijiao chromosome BXJ2-10, Cavendish_Baxijiao_AAA, whole genome shotgun sequence, a genomic segment contains:
- the LOC135624263 gene encoding peamaclein-like: protein MEMRPLYATLTLVLILFTSSCQQVTMAAGSAFCGSKCKVRCSKASLQDRCIKVCGLCCEACRCVPSGTYGNKDECPCYRDKYTGEGVRRRPKCP from the exons ATGGAGATGAGGCCTCTGTATGCAACCTTGACACTTGTACTGATCCTCTTCACCTCCTCTTGTCAGCAAGTCACCATGGCTGCTGGGTCAG CATTCTGCGGCTCCAAGTGCAAGGTGAGGTGCTCCAAGGCCAGTCTGCAAGACCGGTGCATCAAGGTCTGTGGGTTGTGCTGCGAGGCTTGCCGGTGTGTGCCGTCGGGGACGTACGGTAACAAGGATGAGTGCCCTTGCTACAGGGACAAGTACACCGGGGAGGGCGTCAGGAGGAGGCCCAAGTGCCCTTAG
- the LOC103969614 gene encoding uncharacterized protein LOC103969614, translating to MSTSSQSTSSSPHPTNTTTTTATSPYLLHKVKPFPSCHLANMRSMSCSTSPKGIAAIVGVGPKLGRSVARKFAHEGYTVAILARDLAKLSRFADEIACEAKAQVFAIRIDCSDSKSVREAFEGVLSLGFVEVLVYNACEPPVTCPPTNFTAITVESFERSLAVSAVGAFHCAQQVIPGMVERGRGTIIFTGSSVSLSGFAGYCGLSCGKFALRGLSQSLAKEYQSSGIHIAHVVIHGDIGAPRSSRGDHSTTSMDPDALAQTYWHIHVQDKGAWTQEIDLRSST from the exons ATGTCCACGAGCAGCCAATCCACATCCTCATCTCCCCACCccaccaacaccaccaccaccaccgccacctcccCCTATCTCTTGCACAAAGTTAAACCTTTCCCCTCATGTCACCTTGCCAACATGCGGTCCATGTCGTGCTCCACCTCCCCCAAAGGCATCGCCGCCATCGTCGGCGTCGGCCCCAAGCTGGGCCGCTCCGTCGCCAGGAAGTTCGCCCACGAAGGCTACACCGTCGCCATTCTCGCCCGGGATCTCG CTAAGCTATCTCGGTTCGCCGACGAGATCGCTTGCGAGGCCAAGGCCCAGGTGTTCGCCATCCGCATCGACTGCTCCGACTCCAAGTCGGTGCGCGAGGCCTTCGAGGGCGTCCTCTCGCTCGGCTTCGTCGAGGTGCTGGTCTACAATGCGTGCGAGCCGCCCGTGACGTGCCCCCCTACCAACTTCACCGCCATCACCGTCGAGTCCTTCGAGCGCTCCCTCGCCGTCTCAGCCGTCGGAGCCTTCCACTGCGCGCAGCAG GTTATTCCCGGCATGGTCGAGAGGGGCAGAGGCACCATAATTTTCACCGGTTCTTCGGTGTCCCTTAGTGGCTTTGCAGGCTACTGTGGACTAA GTTGTGGGAAATTTGCTCTGAGGGGCCTGTCCCAAAGCCTCGCAAAGGAGTACCAATCATCCGGAATCCACATCGCGCATGTAGTCATCCACGGGGATATCGGCGCTCCAAG ATCATCAAGAGGCGATCATAGCACGACGTCAATGGATCCAGATGCACTGGCACAGACATACTGGCACATTCATGTGCAGGACAAGGGTGCATGGACGCAGGAGATCGACCTGCGATCGTCTACCTAA